Part of the Longimicrobiales bacterium genome is shown below.
CATCCCCAGGTCCGCGATCGGCACCCTGTGCACGGCCGAACCGAAGGAGTCCGCTACCTTCTCGACGTACCAGGACTCGTCACCGGAGTCGCCGGCCGGGAAGCGGAACGTCAGCAGCTCCGGCGCGATCGCTGGCTGCAGCGATGCCAGGATCGCGGTGGAATCCTGCCCGCCGCTCAGTGCGAGCGCGGTGTCGTCCGGGATTGCACGCTCGCGTGCGACGTCCTGCAGCAGCGTGCGCAGTGTATCCGCTGACTCGTCGCCACTCAGCGCCCGCCACCGGTCGGATCCTCGCGGCAGCCAGTACCGCCACGTCCTGGTCCCTTCGGCAGTGACGTGCAGGCAGTGACCCGCCGGCAGTTCCTGCACGCCGATCCACGCCGTGTGCGTGCCATTGCCGTAGCGCATGAGCAGCGAGCGCAGCACCCCCACCGGATCGAAGGCCGGCTCGCGCCCGCTCCAGTCGACCAGCGCATGCGGCGTGGATGCGACCGCGACGCCGGCATCACCCGTCGTGTGAAAGAGGCTGCGGCTGCCGAAGGGATCCCGCGCGCAGAACAGCGTACCGCTTGCCTCGTCGAGGACGCAGAAGGCGAAGTCGCCCTCGAGGTGATCCACGCACGAGGCGCCGTATGCCTCGTATGCAGCCGCGACCAGGTCGGCAGCGTCACGCGAGTGCGGCTCGACGCCCGCGCGGCCGAGCCGCTCGACCAGGTCGTCGACGAAGTACATCGTGGCGTCGCAGACGACGCGCAGGCTGCCGCGTTCGGCGATCAGCGTCGGCCCCGCGAATCCGGGGCGCGCTTCCCACTCGTCGCGCGCCACCGCGACCAGCCCGCGTGCGCTCCGCGCAGTGGACGAAAGATCGCTGCCGCGGTACCGCATGCGCCCGAGCAGCTCCTGGACGCCCGCGTCCAACATCCCCGCAGCTTCGCCGCACAGCGCGAGTATCGCGCTCATTGAAGGGGCTCGAGCAAGGCGAGCGTGCGCGCGTCAGGACGTCGCATGCGCGCGGGCTCGATCGAACCGTGCATGCTGACGCAGTGCGAGTTGCCCGCCCGCGTATCCCGCGCCAAGCCCCAGCACCGCCGCGGCCACCTGCCAGAACGGTGTGAGCGCAAACCCGAGCAGAACGGGTCCCGCCAGCAGTGCAGTCACCACGAGCACTCCCGCTGCGGCGAGCGGCACCCGCCCGTGCGCGACGAAGCCAGCCGGGAAGAACACCGCGAACAGCCACGCGACGCTCATGATCGTGCGCATGACGCGCCCCCACACGTCCGGGAACATCACCAGTGCCCACGTATCGCCGATCGTGTAGCCGTGCGTGCAGCGTGATCGGGCGTTCACCTGGACGCACACCTCAGCGCGATCGGCCCTGAACCCCAGGCTCGCCGTATCGCCCGGAGCGATCCCCTCGAGCATGGCGTACCCGCGCAGGTCGGGCTCGTCGAAGCGCAGCTCGCCCGCCCGCAGCCGCTGCCGGTACACGACGTTGTCGCGCTGCGCACCGAGCAGCACCACCTCGCGCTGCAGTCCGTCGTAGATGCTCACGATCGGCGCGAGCGACGGCGGCGCCTCGCCCGCAACGAAGCGGACGTTCCACTCCGGCTCCATCAGGAGGGCGCGGAACGCAGAATCCGGGTCGACGCGCATCGCGCCACGCAGCTCGACCGCACCGAGCCGCGACTCCAGCACCT
Proteins encoded:
- a CDS encoding asparagine synthase-related protein; amino-acid sequence: MSAILALCGEAAGMLDAGVQELLGRMRYRGSDLSSTARSARGLVAVARDEWEARPGFAGPTLIAERGSLRVVCDATMYFVDDLVERLGRAGVEPHSRDAADLVAAAYEAYGASCVDHLEGDFAFCVLDEASGTLFCARDPFGSRSLFHTTGDAGVAVASTPHALVDWSGREPAFDPVGVLRSLLMRYGNGTHTAWIGVQELPAGHCLHVTAEGTRTWRYWLPRGSDRWRALSGDESADTLRTLLQDVARERAIPDDTALALSGGQDSTAILASLQPAIAPELLTFRFPAGDSGDESWYVEKVADSFGSAVHRVPIADLGMYDDLEPRMRMRSHCHGHVFEGYNRALARTARSRGVRVLLNGHGGDNVMGAGYWQMADLLRSGRLFALRAFRRQVGARGWTSFVHGALRPALPMRVFDLVEPLLRRRLCTRPYERPPSEWVRGSDDLDRITASDRDDYADRVLGNYRSVSAQRRAWLLLDQAHPRGCAASFDLNRDEGVELRMPFYDRRLVEFMMSRPIDELIQPNRYKVLLHRSMEGLLPARTREAEAGGFKPGSGLGVLKSRWASDTARLIDDLSEHAWISDELGIIDARTFRERTAEPHWWSSTDVSLTLFVEAWLRCNAPG
- a CDS encoding VanZ family protein translates to MKRVGLWLAMLGVAAISVATLTPVPGAGGGGTSQVCLICHQRGVADFISNIILFAPLGVGLALRRVSLLRVAAIAFGFSLTIELLQLQVIAGRDSNVGDLAANSLGGIVGWWLGRTLGWWLPRADGALRRSLALALTAIAVLLGGLSLLVPAPPTITYFMQWTADLGGLAHYQGEVLESRLGAVELRGAMRVDPDSAFRALLMEPEWNVRFVAGEAPPSLAPIVSIYDGLQREVVLLGAQRDNVVYRQRLRAGELRFDEPDLRGYAMLEGIAPGDTASLGFRADRAEVCVQVNARSRCTHGYTIGDTWALVMFPDVWGRVMRTIMSVAWLFAVFFPAGFVAHGRVPLAAAGVLVVTALLAGPVLLGFALTPFWQVAAAVLGLGAGYAGGQLALRQHARFDRARAHATS